A segment of the Desulfitobacterium dehalogenans ATCC 51507 genome:
GATTCCCCATGGCCGCCTTACCACCTATGGGGAAATTGGTAAAAAGCTGGCCGCCACCAGGGGGTTATCCTCCATGTCCGCCCAGGCTGTAGGTGGTGCGGTGGGGCATAATCCTATCTCTATTCTTATACCCTGTCATAGGGTGGTGGGTGCTAGCGGAAGCCTGACCGGTTATGCGGGAGGTCTGGAAAAGAAGAAGGCTTTGCTCCGGCTTGAGGAGGCGGACCTTACATCCAGAAAGCTGTTTGAAGTCTGAAGAAATCAGAGGAGAAGCGGTGATGAAACAGAAGATTTTACTTTTAGAAGATGATATAAGCCTGATTGATGGTTTGCAATATGCTTTGAAAAGAAATGGATTTGAGGTCGAAATCACCCGTACAGTCCAGGAGGCCAGGGAATGTCTAGCCAAGGAGCACTACGATGTGTTGCTCCTTGACGTTACCTTGCCGGACGGGACAGGCTTTTCGGTATGCGAAGAGGTGAGGGAGAAGGGGAGTCAGGTCCCCATTATCTTCCTGACCGCTGCGGATGAAGAAGTCCATGTCATCCGCGGCTTAGACAGCGGCGGGGACGATTATATTACCAAGCCCTTTAAGCTGGGGGAATTATGTTCGCGGATCCGGGCCCTTCTGCGCCGTGCCGGAGCTTCCCAGCCCTCTCCATCATCAACCCTTGCTTGTGGCGATCTTTCCATTGATCTGCTGGGCAGCCGTGTTCTCCTTAAAGGCAAACCGCTGGAATTAACCCATGCCGAATACCGGCTGCTATGCTTATTGGTGCGCAACGCCGGACGTGTGGTCACCCGCAA
Coding sequences within it:
- a CDS encoding response regulator transcription factor; translation: MKQKILLLEDDISLIDGLQYALKRNGFEVEITRTVQEARECLAKEHYDVLLLDVTLPDGTGFSVCEEVREKGSQVPIIFLTAADEEVHVIRGLDSGGDDYITKPFKLGELCSRIRALLRRAGASQPSPSSTLACGDLSIDLLGSRVLLKGKPLELTHAEYRLLCLLVRNAGRVVTRNVILNELWDGTGDFVDDNTLSVYIRRLREKVEDDPSHPEHLITVRGFGYQWREVSE